From Oryza brachyantha chromosome 9, ObraRS2, whole genome shotgun sequence, a single genomic window includes:
- the LOC102712006 gene encoding squamosa promoter-binding-like protein 17 → MATGGSSSGGGDDVHGLKFGKKIYFEQDAAAGGSGSAAVEPSSSGGGGSSSRKGKGVATAPPPPPPPPRCQVEGCGVDLTGAKPYYCRHKVCYTHAKEPIVVVAGLEQRFCQQCSRFHQLPEFDQEKKSCRRRLVGHNERRRKPTPGANSSRFGRLAPSFHEESGRSRSFVVDFSYPRVPSSVRDAWPTIQPGDRMSGSIQWQGSHELHPHRSAVAGYGDHHAYSSHGGSSAGAPMLHHPAFELTSGGCLAGVSTDSNCALSLLSTQPWDTTQSISSHNGRSPAMSSSASAFGGGTNPVSPSVMASNYMGASSGWGSSSRGHDGARNVQLPPPHGIALSEVPPGSVHHGRHFSGELELALQGSGPSNRPETEHGSSSGAFSHSTTNAMNWSL, encoded by the exons ATGGCGACCGGCGGCAGTAGCAGTGGTGGGGGTGACGATGTCCACGGGCTCAAGTTCGGCAAGAAGATCTACTTCGAGCAGGACGCAGCGGctggcgggagcgggagcgcggcggtggagccgtcgtcgtcgggcggcggcggcagcagcagcaggaaggGCAAGGGCGTGGCGACGGccccccctccgccgccaccgccgccgaggtgCCAGGTGGAGGGGTGCGGCGTGGATCTGACCGGCGCCAAGCCGTACTACTGCCGCCACAAGGTGTGCTACACGCACGCCAAGGAgcccatcgtcgtcgtcgccggcctcgAGCAGCGCTTCTGCCAACAGTGCAGCAG GTTCCACCAGTTACCTGAATTTgatcaagaaaagaaaagttgCCGCAGACGCCTTGTGGGTCACAATGAACGTCGGAGAAAGCCGACACCTGGAGCTAATTCTTCTCGCTTTGGCCGGCTTGCCCCATCCTTTCATG AGGAGTCAGGCAGGTCCAGAAGCTTTGTGGTAGATTTCTCATACCCAAGAGTTCCAAGCAGCGTGAGGGATGCGTGGCCTACTATTCAGCCAGGCGATCGCATGTCTGGTTCAATCCAGTGGCAAGGGAGCCATGAACTCCACCCTCACCGCAGCGCAGTTGCGGGATACGGTGATCACCATGCTTACAGCAGCCATGGCGGCTCATCGGCTGGGGCGCCAATGCTCCACCACCCTGCCTTTGAGCTCACCTCAGGTGGATGCCTCGCGGGAGTCAGCACCGACTCCAACTgtgctctctctcttctgTCAACTCAGCCATGGGATACTACCCAAAGCATCAGCAGCCACAACGGCCGGTCCCCAGCAATGTCGTCCTCGGCCAGCGCCTTCGGAGGCGGGACCAACCCGGTGTCTCCCTCAGTCATGGCGAGCAACTACATGGGTGCGAGCAGTGGCTGGGGCAGCTCCAGCCGTGGCCATGACGGCGCCAGGAACGTTCAGCTGCCGCCACCACATGGGATTGCATTGAGCGAGGTTCCTCCGGGCTCTGTCCACCACGGCCGCCATTTCTCCGGCGAGCTCGAGCTCGCACTGCAGGGGAGTGGGCCGTCCAACCGGCCGGAAACCGAGCACGGCTCCAGCAGCGGAGCCTTCAGCCACTCCACCACCAATGCCATGAACTGGTCTCTGTAA